One genomic window of Polyangium aurulentum includes the following:
- a CDS encoding type I polyketide synthase: MILRPPDVPANAVPDDDAPPPSGLSSMQRAILTIQRMRTRIEAFERAKAEPIAIIGMACRFPGGANSPEAFFRLLEEGLDAVTEVPRERWPMSEASTADPEARAVRWGAFLERVDLFDAQFFGISPREAAKMDPQQRLLLETTWEALEQGGQVPERLVGSRTGVFLGIMNNDYAELSSMAGVEQEDAYTTTGNGHCFPVGRISYAFGFQGPSVAIDTACSSSLVAVHLASQSLRNGECNLAVAGGVNLMLVPSTTRRFAKTQALSPDGRCRAFDASANGFVRGEGCGMVVLKRLSDAERDGDTVLAVIRGSAVNQDGRSTGLTTPNLLAQEAMLSQAIESARVSAADIGYVEAHGTGTSLGDPIEVEALKAVLGSPREDGSPCVLGAVKTNVGHLEAAAGVAGLIKTVLVLQRGMIPRNNHFRTLNPRIRLDGTPFLIPRANLPWPKGAKRRVAGVSSFGMSGTNAHVIVEEYPQNAEEDLAVEASSYLLPISARSPAALHALAAAYGQHLSAPGNEARLHDMVHTASVRRSHHPHRLAVVGGSREEMSAALEAFVRGEAPASVVHGKPLSSPTKVVFVFSGQGSQWFGMGQRLMAEQAIFRSTIETCDALLSARVGWSLLDELTSSESTSRLAETEVAQPAIFAIQVALAELLKSWGIAPDAVIGHSVGEIAAAHVAGILSLEEAIRLVAHRGRIMQRATGLGKMVSVALTEEEARKAIAGREARLSIAAINDPGSVVLSGEDGAIDAVVAALSARGVACRPLRVNYAFHSPQMERLRHELVETLGSVTARQASLAMYSTVTAECVEGEDLRVDYWGKNVRQPVRLAGAIDAALRDGYRFFLEIGPHPVLVGNVQQCLERRDVEGFVAFSLRRQEDERRSLLATAGALYAHGCTVDWAHLYQQGGRCVPLPAYPWQREPYWVDVARGAEPQPPPRAIAPVAPGHALLGASLSSSAHPGVHFWQQLMSPDTLPVLRDHRVRGEVVFSGSGYLEMALSASAEVHGTAAVVIEEVSFERALHFQGAEPRPVQFVLTSTDTGGASFQISSRAASGGGWTRHATGKIGFGDAATGSAGPRAERLDVLRARCGVQLDADEHYRRMEQIGLSYGPGYRGVQALWLGAGEALGRLHVPGDDAGGAAYAVHPALLDSSFQVLAALLHDPALPEGSTYLPAGLQRMRVARRPGKGAFGHARIRSRGGEMAVGDVALLEEDGTVVLSIEGLELRRVDASKALPRDTLKDCVFSVEWRRKERSAAPARGARHEGGWLVISDQGGVGATLASLLRERGERAVRVTFGEHYERFEPDAFTIDPSRLQDYVALLGDAFTDASPCRGVVHLSSLDAASWEATSSRTLEADQRIGCASVLLMAQALLRQGLRDTPRLWVVTRGAVALDDSFPLSVAQATVWGLGRTIVLEHPELELSRVDLDPADDARDAARSLEMELSAEEREDQIALRRDGRRVARLGRDTLPQAPDKPLLRPDAAYLITGGLGGVGLSLAQWMVAEGARHVALVGRRGPSAATLSAIRAMEQAGARVLVLEADVSRAPDVASVLARIDQNFPPLSGVVHAAAVLADRTLLELSGDDLARVLAPKMLGAFHLHAATLGRKLDFFLLYSSAASLLGSSGQGNYAAANAFLDALAHARRAAGLPGTSVQWGPFAEVGLAAASDNRGARLAHRGLESLAPLEAHAALPRLVSQPKAEVSLVRFDVRQWLEFHPQAAGSPFWSELRKEQVNERRAAADGAGFRRALEEKPPFERLAAVEEHVRVQLGKVLQLDPARIDLRAPFTGLGVDSLMSLELRNRLEGSLGLKLPNTLLFTYANASALAENLLVRLAPPPAPVQEPAAPPTDRVPEAPPPALSADDDLIAAFDASISSIKDDGLL; encoded by the coding sequence GTGATCTTGAGGCCCCCGGACGTCCCCGCCAACGCCGTGCCCGATGACGACGCTCCGCCGCCGTCGGGGCTGTCGTCGATGCAGCGCGCGATCCTCACGATCCAGCGCATGCGCACGAGGATCGAGGCCTTCGAGCGCGCGAAGGCGGAGCCGATCGCGATCATCGGCATGGCCTGCCGCTTCCCCGGCGGCGCGAATAGCCCGGAGGCTTTCTTTCGCCTCCTCGAAGAGGGCCTCGACGCGGTCACGGAGGTGCCGCGCGAGAGGTGGCCCATGAGCGAGGCGAGCACCGCCGACCCCGAGGCGCGCGCGGTACGATGGGGCGCGTTCCTCGAGCGTGTCGACCTCTTCGACGCGCAATTCTTCGGCATCTCCCCGCGCGAGGCGGCGAAAATGGATCCGCAGCAGCGGCTGCTGCTCGAGACGACCTGGGAGGCCCTCGAGCAGGGGGGCCAGGTCCCCGAGCGGCTCGTCGGATCCCGCACCGGCGTTTTTCTCGGCATCATGAACAACGATTATGCCGAGCTGTCCTCGATGGCCGGGGTCGAGCAGGAGGACGCATACACGACGACGGGCAATGGGCATTGCTTCCCTGTGGGGCGTATCTCGTACGCGTTCGGCTTTCAGGGGCCGAGCGTCGCCATCGACACCGCCTGCTCGTCGTCGCTCGTCGCCGTGCACCTCGCCAGCCAGAGCCTGCGCAATGGCGAGTGCAACCTCGCGGTGGCGGGCGGCGTCAACCTGATGCTCGTCCCCTCGACGACGCGGCGCTTCGCAAAGACCCAGGCGCTCTCGCCCGACGGGCGATGCAGGGCGTTCGATGCGAGCGCGAATGGGTTTGTCCGAGGCGAGGGGTGCGGCATGGTGGTGCTGAAGCGCCTCTCCGACGCCGAGCGTGATGGCGACACGGTCCTCGCCGTGATCCGCGGCTCTGCGGTCAACCAGGACGGGCGATCGACGGGGCTCACGACGCCCAACCTGCTCGCGCAGGAGGCGATGCTCAGCCAGGCGATCGAGAGCGCGCGCGTCTCGGCGGCGGACATCGGCTATGTCGAGGCGCACGGGACGGGGACGTCGCTCGGCGATCCGATCGAGGTGGAAGCGCTCAAGGCCGTGCTCGGCTCTCCGCGCGAGGACGGCTCGCCGTGCGTGCTCGGGGCGGTGAAGACGAACGTCGGGCACCTCGAGGCCGCTGCGGGCGTCGCGGGGCTCATCAAGACCGTGCTCGTCCTCCAGCGCGGGATGATTCCGCGGAACAATCATTTCCGCACGCTCAATCCGCGGATCCGGCTGGACGGCACCCCCTTCTTGATTCCTCGCGCAAACCTGCCGTGGCCCAAGGGGGCGAAGCGACGCGTCGCAGGCGTCAGCTCGTTCGGCATGAGCGGGACGAACGCCCACGTCATCGTGGAGGAGTACCCCCAGAACGCGGAAGAAGACCTCGCGGTCGAGGCATCCTCGTATCTTTTGCCAATCTCGGCGAGGAGCCCTGCGGCGCTGCATGCGCTCGCGGCGGCTTACGGACAACACCTCTCGGCGCCGGGCAACGAGGCGCGCCTGCACGACATGGTCCATACGGCGAGCGTGCGGCGCAGCCATCATCCGCACCGGCTCGCGGTCGTGGGCGGGTCTCGCGAGGAGATGTCCGCGGCGCTCGAAGCGTTCGTGCGTGGGGAGGCGCCCGCGTCCGTGGTGCACGGCAAGCCGCTGAGCAGCCCCACGAAGGTCGTGTTCGTCTTCTCCGGCCAGGGCTCGCAATGGTTTGGCATGGGCCAGCGGCTGATGGCGGAGCAGGCGATCTTCCGCTCGACCATCGAGACATGCGACGCGCTCTTGTCGGCGCGCGTCGGGTGGTCGCTGCTCGACGAGCTCACCTCGTCGGAGTCGACCTCGCGTCTCGCAGAGACCGAGGTGGCCCAGCCGGCCATCTTCGCGATTCAGGTCGCGCTCGCAGAGCTCTTGAAATCCTGGGGTATCGCGCCCGACGCCGTGATCGGGCACAGCGTCGGCGAGATCGCGGCCGCGCACGTCGCGGGGATCCTCTCGCTCGAGGAGGCAATCCGGCTGGTCGCGCATCGGGGCCGGATCATGCAGCGGGCAACGGGCCTCGGGAAAATGGTGAGCGTGGCGCTGACCGAGGAGGAGGCGCGGAAGGCAATCGCGGGGCGCGAGGCGCGGCTGTCGATTGCAGCGATCAACGATCCGGGCTCGGTGGTCCTCTCGGGGGAGGATGGCGCAATCGATGCGGTCGTCGCGGCGCTCTCCGCGCGGGGCGTCGCTTGCCGCCCGTTGCGGGTCAATTACGCGTTCCACAGCCCCCAGATGGAGCGGCTCCGGCACGAGCTCGTCGAGACGCTGGGGAGCGTCACCGCGCGTCAGGCTTCTCTCGCGATGTACAGCACGGTGACGGCCGAGTGCGTCGAGGGCGAAGACCTCCGGGTCGATTACTGGGGCAAGAACGTGCGCCAGCCGGTCCGGCTCGCGGGCGCGATCGACGCTGCGCTGCGCGATGGCTATCGGTTTTTCTTGGAGATCGGTCCGCATCCCGTGCTGGTGGGCAACGTGCAGCAATGCCTCGAGCGGCGGGACGTGGAGGGATTCGTCGCGTTCTCGCTGCGACGGCAAGAGGACGAGCGGCGCTCGCTGCTCGCGACGGCGGGTGCGCTCTACGCGCACGGATGCACCGTCGACTGGGCGCACCTCTACCAGCAGGGCGGGCGCTGCGTGCCGCTGCCGGCGTATCCGTGGCAGAGGGAGCCGTACTGGGTCGATGTGGCGCGGGGCGCCGAGCCGCAGCCGCCCCCCCGCGCGATCGCCCCGGTCGCGCCTGGGCATGCTCTCCTCGGCGCTTCGTTGTCTTCGTCGGCGCACCCAGGGGTACATTTCTGGCAGCAGCTCATGAGCCCCGACACGCTCCCGGTGCTGCGCGATCACCGTGTTCGGGGCGAGGTGGTCTTCTCGGGGTCCGGATATCTCGAAATGGCCCTCTCCGCCAGCGCCGAGGTCCATGGCACGGCGGCGGTCGTCATCGAAGAGGTCTCCTTCGAGCGCGCGCTTCATTTCCAGGGCGCCGAGCCGCGTCCGGTGCAATTCGTCCTCACCTCGACCGACACCGGAGGGGCGTCGTTCCAGATATCGAGCCGCGCGGCGAGCGGCGGTGGCTGGACGCGGCACGCGACGGGCAAGATCGGCTTCGGCGATGCGGCGACGGGCAGCGCAGGACCGCGCGCGGAGCGCTTGGATGTGCTCCGGGCACGGTGCGGCGTGCAGCTCGACGCCGACGAGCATTACAGGCGGATGGAGCAGATTGGCCTTTCGTATGGACCGGGATATCGCGGCGTCCAGGCGCTCTGGCTCGGCGCTGGCGAGGCGCTCGGTCGGCTTCACGTGCCCGGCGACGACGCGGGCGGGGCCGCGTATGCCGTGCATCCGGCGCTGCTCGACAGCAGCTTCCAGGTGCTCGCGGCGCTGCTCCACGATCCTGCTCTTCCCGAGGGCTCGACCTACCTGCCCGCCGGCCTTCAACGAATGCGGGTCGCGCGCCGGCCCGGAAAGGGGGCCTTTGGGCACGCGCGAATCCGCTCCCGCGGCGGCGAGATGGCGGTCGGGGACGTCGCGCTTCTCGAGGAGGACGGCACCGTCGTGCTGTCCATCGAGGGGCTCGAGCTGCGGCGGGTCGACGCGAGCAAGGCGCTCCCGCGGGATACGCTCAAGGATTGCGTGTTCTCGGTCGAGTGGCGGCGCAAGGAGCGCTCGGCGGCCCCCGCTCGGGGTGCGCGACACGAGGGCGGCTGGCTCGTGATCTCGGATCAGGGGGGCGTGGGCGCTACGCTCGCGTCGCTCCTGCGCGAGCGCGGCGAGCGCGCGGTGCGGGTGACCTTCGGGGAGCACTACGAGCGCTTCGAGCCCGACGCCTTCACGATCGATCCCTCGCGCCTGCAGGATTACGTTGCATTGTTGGGCGATGCATTCACCGACGCCTCGCCCTGCCGTGGCGTCGTGCATCTCTCGAGCCTCGATGCGGCTTCCTGGGAGGCGACGAGCTCGCGGACGCTGGAAGCGGACCAGCGGATTGGCTGCGCGAGCGTGCTCTTGATGGCGCAGGCGCTCCTGCGGCAGGGCCTCCGCGATACGCCGCGCCTATGGGTCGTGACGCGCGGTGCAGTGGCCCTCGACGACAGCTTCCCGCTCTCCGTGGCCCAGGCGACGGTGTGGGGGCTGGGCCGGACGATTGTCCTCGAGCATCCCGAGCTGGAGCTGTCGCGCGTGGACCTCGACCCTGCGGACGATGCCCGCGACGCTGCGCGGTCTCTCGAAATGGAGCTGTCAGCAGAGGAACGCGAGGATCAGATTGCATTGCGGCGGGATGGCCGTCGCGTGGCGCGCCTCGGCCGTGACACGCTCCCTCAGGCCCCGGACAAACCGCTGCTCCGACCCGACGCAGCATACCTCATCACGGGCGGGCTCGGCGGAGTCGGTTTGTCCCTCGCACAATGGATGGTGGCGGAGGGCGCGCGTCATGTCGCGCTCGTGGGCCGGCGCGGCCCGAGCGCGGCGACGCTCTCGGCCATCCGGGCCATGGAACAAGCGGGCGCGCGCGTGCTGGTCCTCGAGGCCGACGTCTCGCGAGCGCCGGACGTGGCGTCCGTGCTCGCGCGCATCGACCAGAACTTCCCTCCGCTGTCGGGCGTCGTGCACGCCGCGGCGGTGCTCGCCGATCGGACGCTGCTCGAGCTTTCGGGCGACGACCTCGCGCGGGTGCTCGCGCCGAAGATGCTCGGGGCCTTCCACCTCCACGCCGCCACGCTCGGGCGAAAGCTCGATTTCTTCCTCCTCTACTCCTCGGCCGCGTCCCTCCTGGGTTCGTCGGGACAGGGCAATTACGCTGCAGCCAATGCGTTCCTCGACGCGCTCGCGCATGCGCGCCGCGCGGCGGGCCTGCCGGGGACGAGCGTCCAGTGGGGGCCCTTCGCGGAGGTGGGGCTCGCGGCGGCAAGCGACAATCGCGGGGCGCGGCTCGCCCACCGGGGGCTCGAAAGCCTTGCGCCGCTCGAGGCGCACGCGGCGCTGCCGAGGCTCGTATCGCAGCCGAAGGCCGAAGTATCGCTCGTGCGCTTCGATGTCCGCCAATGGCTCGAGTTCCATCCCCAGGCCGCAGGCTCCCCATTCTGGTCCGAGCTGCGCAAGGAGCAGGTGAACGAACGGCGGGCGGCCGCGGACGGGGCCGGCTTCCGCCGCGCGCTCGAGGAAAAGCCTCCGTTCGAGAGGCTCGCCGCCGTCGAAGAGCACGTGCGCGTGCAGCTCGGCAAGGTCCTGCAGCTCGACCCCGCGCGCATCGACCTGCGCGCACCTTTCACGGGTCTCGGCGTGGACTCGCTCATGAGCCTCGAGCTTCGCAATCGTCTGGAGGGGAGCCTCGGGCTCAAGCTCCCGAACACGCTCCTGTTCACCTATGCCAATGCGTCGGCGCTCGCCGAGAACCTGCTCGTCCGGCTCGCGCCTCCGCCTGCGCCGGTGCAAGAGCCTGCCGCGCCGCCGACCGATCGGGTGCCCGAGGCGCCTCCGCCCGCGCTCTCGGCCGACGATGATCTCATTGCTGCGTTCGACGCATCGATCAGCAGTATAAAGGACGACGGGTTGCTATGA